In the Nicotiana tabacum cultivar K326 chromosome 16, ASM71507v2, whole genome shotgun sequence genome, one interval contains:
- the LOC142170721 gene encoding uncharacterized protein LOC142170721, which yields MTTSENSTEEERPMSHLLKEAMGKIERMGLEMNAMQLALAKAQKSPEPLGHVPEYPHSGPSTSLPNHRCLQKRSPHDSQAPPSHQPLPTPNVPTFVGPTSATLHRTTSEPLFQAHDTQYYPPEPTFHALEPHAHNPHLEVPAEIKKPVKTPEQDEVLRKFKSLEQSFRNLHGLGNQVSVAYKDLCPFPDVQLPAGFKMPKFDLYEGHGDPMAHLRGFCSKMRGAGGKDELLIAYFGQSLSGSALEWYTRQDSSRWYTWDDLAQAFAGHFQYNLEIVPDRLTLLRTEKKPGESFREFGFRWREQAARVDPPMKEGEMVDYFLQTLDPTYFGHLVTTVGKSFNEVVKIGVMIEEGLRSDKILNYSALKATTQAIQSGAGGVLEVASVEAGTGSKFRGPSPHYQPRPHTPYNLPQPYYPPSEPLFSDHHAQACPRALYNPPQYYPPNKVRSQGQLSGHPRWREPAPHNAFLPSQRFQAPNDPRKQGHGGKQRQGNNFTPIGESYASLFEKLKLSGLIEPLLGYTPDPYAKGFNPAVRCMYHSNVQGHSIEDCRSLKKEIERMIQEGAIVIDDSDREQANHLENLLIDVDNTEVGDGLGNVDIELNG from the coding sequence atgactacttcagagaatagtaccgaggaagaaaggccgatgagccatttgttaaaggaagcgatgggaaagatagaaaggatgggactagagatgaatgcaatgcagctagctctagccaaagcacaaaagagccctgagccactagggCACGTGCCCGAATACccccactccggcccttcaacaagcctcccaaatcaccGTTGTCTTCAgaagagaagcccccatgattcccaagctccaccatcccatcaacctctcccaacaccaaatgttcccacttttgtgggacccacatcagccaccttgCATAGAACGACCAGCGAGCCATTGTtccaggctcacgatacgcaatactatccccctgagcctacattccatgccctcGAACCACATGCtcacaatccacacttggaggtaccggcagagatcaAGAAGCCGGTTAAaacccctgaacaggatgaggtgttgagaaagttcaaaagcctggagcagtccttcaggaacctgcacggtttgggcaaccaggtcagcgtagcatacaaagatctatgccctttcccagacgtccaactcccggctgggttcaagatgcctaagtttgatttatatgaagggcacggtgatcccatggcacatttgcggggattctgtagcaaaatgagaggggcaggcggcaaggatgagctgctaatagcttatttcggccagagtctgagcggatctgcgctagaatggtataccaggcaggattccagtaggtggtatacttgggatgatctggcacaggctttcgcaggtcatttccagtacaatctcgagatagtccctgaccgtctcacattgctgaggactgaaaagaagcccggggaaagttttcgtgagtttggtttccgctggagagaacaagcggccagagttgatcctcccatgaaagagggagaaatggtggactacttcttgcaaacacttgatccaacttactttggtcacttggtgacaacggttgggaaatccttcaatgaagtggtaaagataggggtcatgatagaggagggcctaaggtctgacaaaatcctaaattactcagcgctcaaggcaacgacccaagctattcagagcggcgcgggaggtgtgctcgaggtcgcatcagtcgaagcaggtactgggtccaaattcagaggtccttcccctcactaccagcccaggccccacactccatacaaccttccacaaccctactatccaccatcagagccactcttttcagaccatcatgcccaagcctgccccCGAGCTCTATATAATCCGCCtcaatattatcctccgaacaaggtccggtcgcagggtcaactatcaggtcacccccgctggcgagagccagcaccacataatgcattcttgccttcacaacgttttcaagcacccaacgaccctagaaaacaggggcatgggggaaaacaaaggcaaggaaacaatttcacgccaattggggagtcctacgcaagtttgtttgaaaagctaaagctttcaggactgattgagccgctccttggctatactccagatccatatgcaaaagggttcaatcctgctgtacgatgcatgtaccactctaatgtccaaggacatagcattgaagattgtcgttctttgaaaaaggaaatcgaaagaatgattcaggaaggggcaattgtgatcgacgacagtgacagggagcaggcgaatcatcttgagaacttgttgattgatgttgataatactgaagttggggatggtcttggcaatgttgatatagagctcaatggctaa